The following are encoded in a window of Impatiens glandulifera chromosome 5, dImpGla2.1, whole genome shotgun sequence genomic DNA:
- the LOC124937678 gene encoding glutamine synthetase leaf isozyme, chloroplastic — MAQILAPSVQCQLKSSRNPTTATPLTSKMWNSLMVKQNKRGGTAVKTSAKFRVVALNSTVNRVEDLLNLDTKQFTDKIIAEYIWIGGSGIDLRSKSRTISKPVEHPSELPKWNYDGSSTGQAPGEDSEVILYPQAIFKDPFRGGNNILVICDTYTPQGEPIPTNKRHRAAQIFGNQKVIDEVPWYGIEQEYTLLQPDVNWPLGWPVGAYPGPQGPYYCGAGAEKSFGRDISDAHYKACLYAGINISGTNGEVMPGQWEFQVGPSVGIEAGDHVWAARYLLERITEQAGVVLTLDPKPIQGDWNGAGCHTNYSTKSMREAGGFGVIKKAILNLSLRHKEHISAYGEGNERRLTGRHETADINTFSWGVANRGCSIRVGRETEQQGKGYLEDRRPASNMDPYIVTALLAETTLLWEPTLEAEALAAQKLALKV; from the exons ATGGCACAGATTTTGGCTCCTTCTGTTCAATGTCAACTGAAAAGTTCCAGGAATCCCACAACTGCGACTCCATTAACATCCAAGATGTGGAATTCATTAATGGTGAAGCAGAACAAGAGAGGTGGAACCGCTGTCAAGACATCTGCCAAGTTTAGAGTTGTTGCTCTAAACAGTACTGTCAATAGGGTTGAAGATCTGCTCAACTTGGACACTAAACAATTCACTGACAAAATCATTGCAGAGTACATTTG gaTTGGTGGGTCTGGAATCGATTTGCGTAGTAAATCGAGG ACCATTTCTAAACCAGTTGAACATCCATCAGAGCTTCCAAAATGGAACTATGATGGTTCGAGTACTGGCCAAGCACCTGGTGAAGATAGTGAAGTGATTCTATA CCCCCAAGCAATTTTCAAGGACCCGTTTCGTGGTGGAAACAATATTCTAGTGATTTGCGATACTTACACACCACAAGGGGAACCAATTCCGACAAACAAACGCCATAGGGCTGCTCAGATCTTCGGTAACCAGAAGGTTATTGATGAAGTTCCATGGTATGGTATTGAACAAGAATACACTTTACTTCAGCCTGATGTGAACTGGCCCTTGGGATGGCCAGTTGGAGCTTATCCTGGTCCTCAG ggACCATATTATTGTGGTGCTGGTGCGGAGAAGTCATTTGGGCGCGACATATCGGATGCTCATTACAAGGCTTGTTTGTATGCTGGAATTAATATCAGTGGCACAAATGGTGAAGTCATGCCCGGCCAG TGGGAATTCCAAGTTGGTCCTAGCGTGGGAATTGAAGCGGGAGATCATGTCTGGGCTGCTAGATACCTTCTCgag aGGATCACTGAGCAAGCTGGTGTTGTCCTCACTCTTGACCCTAAACCAATTCAG GGAGACTGGAATGGTGCTGGATGTCACACTAACTACAG TACAAAGAGCATGAGAGAGGCAGGAGGATTTGGAGTAATCAAGAAGGCAATCTTGAATTTATCACTCCGTCATAAAGAACACATAAGCGCTTATGGAGAAGGAAACGAGAGGCGTTTGACAGGAAGACACGAAACTGCAGACATCAACACCTTTTCATgg GGAGTGGCTAATCGTGGTTGCTCAATTCGTGTGGGGCGTGAGACCGAGCAGCAAGGCAAAG GTTATTTGGAAGATCGTCGACCAGCTTCTAACATGGACCCATACATTGTGACGGCTCTGCTAGCCGAAACTACTCTGTTATGGGAGCCGACACTGGAAGCTGAAGCTCTTGCTGCCCAGAAACTGGCATTGAAGGTCTAA